In the genome of Arabidopsis thaliana chromosome 4, partial sequence, the window TAAACCATCTTCTTGTGCTAATCCTTCAGATACACATAGAGGTTGTGGAGGTGAAGGTTTAAGTCTGAGAGAATGGTTGAAGTCGGAGCGGCAGGAAGTTAATAAAGCAGAATGTATGTATATCTTTAGGCAGATCGTGGATCATGTGGACTGTTCTCATTCTCAAGGAGTTGTTTTATGTGACCTGCGACCATcttcattcaaaattttcaaggAAAATGCAGTAAAGTATGTGGTTTCAGGTTCTCAACGAGAGTCTTTTGACAGCAACATGAACAAAGAGACTTTAAGTCAACTCGAAAACCCTCTGGTTAGAAGACGGTTAGGAGATACTTCTAGTCTCTCTATCCCTGCAAAGAAGCAGAAATCAAGTGGACCAAGCTCTAGACAGTGGCCTATGTTTCAACGAGCTGGTGGCGTCAATATCCAAACTGAAAATAATGATGGCGCGATACAGGAGTTTCATTTCAGATCTAGTCAACCTCATTGTAGTACAGTTGCCTGCCCTTTTACTTCAGTGAGTGAGCAGTTGGAAGAGAAATGGTATGCGAGCCCTGAGGAGCTCAGGGGTGACATGCGTTCAGCCTCTTCAAACATCTATAGTTTGGGTATTCTTCTTTATGAGGTATGCCATCTTAATTGTAGCTTTTGACCTGCAATTGTAAGTATGTACATCCATGAGTTGAAATGTGAATCTGCAAGCCCTTAATGTtgacacacatatatatgttttcccGTGGGATTATGTCTTTAACTGGGACATATCGTGTGTGGGTCATGTTTGGGTCCAGATAGATTTAGATAGTGTAGCATGTTTGTTAATGAGATGGTAACAGTGAAGTTTCTCGTTGAAAGTACAGTTGGCTGCATGGCTCATAggtttatgtatatattgattCGACTGTTTCTTGGtcaaaacataacattttcattgatatactaatttgtttttttccgtCAGTTGCTGAGCCAATTTCAGTGTGAAAGAGCTCGTGAGGCTGCAATGTCTGATATCCGACACCGCATTCTTCCTCCCAAATTTCTGTCGGAGAATCCAAAGGAAGCTGGGTTTTGTCTTTGGTTACTTCATCCAGAATCTTCATGCCGACCATCAACCAGGCAATGCAAAATCTTTAGCTACTATAATTCTCAAATGATATAAAGCGTGTTATTGAACTTTTGTATGCTTGTTTCTGTTGATAGTTTAAGGCCATGAATCCCTAGTGGGTCTATTGGAAGATAATCTTGTTGTATATCTAGAAATGTACATATGCACCAAATGTGGAAGTTTTGTTCTCCTGGCTGTAAACGGGAGGACGATTGTCTCGTCAACAGTTTCACATAGGATTGTTAGGTTCTACTCTGAAAAATAATTAGTCTTTGTACTAACTGAGCTCCCTTTATGTGTTGATAGTCTCCTTCCTGTCATAATTTATCTGTCAAGAATGTGAGTTGGCTTAATCTCTAAATAAGTTTGATGTTGTTCTGTATTAGGGACATCTTACAATCTGAAGTAGTTAATGGAATCCCGGATTTGTATGCTGAAGGCTTATCTTTATCCATTGAACAAGAGGACACAGAGTCTGAACTCTTGCagcatttccttttcttgtcCCAAGAGAAAAGGCAGAAGCATGCTGGAAATTTGATGGAAGAAATTGCGTCCGTAGAAGCAGATATCGAGGAAATTGTCAAGAGACGTTGTGCCATAGGGCCTCCGTCCCTGGAAGAAGCTTCTAGCTCATCTCCTGCTTCTAGTGTACCTGAAATGAGACTGATCAGGAACATTAATCAGCTTGAAAGCGCTTATTTCGCTGCAAGGATAGACGCACATCTCCCTGAAGCACGTTATAGGTTACGCCCAGATAGAGATCTGCTAAGAAATAGTGATAATACTGTAGCAGAAGTAGAAAACAGTGAGACTTGGAGCTCAGATGATCGTGTTGGAGCGTTCTTTGATGGGTTATGCAAATATGCTCGATATAGTAAGTTTGAAACTCGGGGTGTGCTGAGGACCAGTGAGTTGAACAACACTTCAAATGTGATTTGTTCTCTGGGTTTTGATCGGGACGAGGATTATTTTGCCACAGCTGGTGTGtcgaaaaaaattaagatatatGAGTTCAATTCCCTTTTCAACGAATCTGTTGACATTCATTATCCAGCCATAGAAATGCCAAATAGATCAAAGCTTAGCGGCGTTTGCTGGAACAACTACATTAGGAACTACCTAGCTTCCTCTGATTATGATGGTATTGTCAAGGTATTTGAACCTTTGAAGTTTTACGTAGATTGTTTATCACTTGATTACCCCTTTATTTCCTTCGGTCTAATGAATACAAACGTATTTATGATGAATCCAGTTATGGGATGTGACAACAGGACAGGCCATTTCACATTTCATAGAGCATGAGAAGAGGGCTTGGTCTGTTGACTTCTCTGAAGCTTGTCCGACAAAATTAGCCAGTGGAAGCGATGATTGTTCTGTGAAGCTATGGAACATCAATGAGGCATGCTCTTCTATACTGGATTTTGTCGTTTTAATAGCTACTCCTACTGAGATATCTggcatatatacatatgaatATATCAATAGCACTTTGGATTATTCTGTCAATGTTGTCATGCTCGTATTTTCAGCCTTGTAGCTAATAGACAATCTTCTTGTTTGACTGTGCAGAGGAACTGCTTAGGAACAATCAGGAACATTGCAAACGTTTGTTGTGTGCAATTTTCTCCACAGTCCTCTCACTTGCTAGCCTTTGGATCATCAGACTTCAGAACCTACTGCTATGATCTAAGGAATTTAAGAACTCCTTGGTGCATACTGTCAGGACACAACAAAGCAGTTAGCTATGCGAAGTTCTTGGATAATGAAACTCTTGTAACAGCATCAACTGATAACACGTTAAAGCTTTGGGATCTTAAGAAAACCACTCACGGTGGCCTCTCAACAAATGCTTGCAGCTTAACTTTTGGCGGCCATACAAATGAGAAGGTAGCTAATGCTGAAACGTAATTTTGAGTTAATCTATATAAtgatgtttctctttttccttcgTGGTTGATTTGTCTTTTCCTGCCTTTTTCAGAACTTTGTTGGTTTGTCTACTTCTGATGGATATATAGCTTGTGGCTCTGAGACAAATGAGGTATGCCCCTACAAACCTGGGAACTCTTTGATATTCCTATAACTTTGTGTATGGAATCTCCTTTTCTATAATCCTTTAACAAGCATTGCCACAGATTGATAGTTTGATTCTCAACTTAACTAGAAGCTCCAGAGTTTATTTCATGTGATGGAAAAAATCACAGTTCCATGTGAATTCCGTCTATTTATACGCGATGGAGGAACTTATCCATTGATACTAACAATTAGTAAAATAACTGGCGTAGGGTCAAAAAAGAACTAAT includes:
- the SPA2 gene encoding SPA1-related 2 (SPA1-related 2 (SPA2); FUNCTIONS IN: protein binding, signal transducer activity; INVOLVED IN: protein amino acid phosphorylation; LOCATED IN: CUL4 RING ubiquitin ligase complex, heterotrimeric G-protein complex; EXPRESSED IN: 23 plant structures; EXPRESSED DURING: 14 growth stages; CONTAINS InterPro DOMAIN/s: WD40 repeat 2 (InterPro:IPR019782), WD40 repeat, conserved site (InterPro:IPR019775), WD40 repeat (InterPro:IPR001680), Serine/threonine-protein kinase-like domain (InterPro:IPR017442), Protein kinase-like domain (InterPro:IPR011009), G-protein beta WD-40 repeat, region (InterPro:IPR020472), WD40 repeat-like-containing domain (InterPro:IPR011046), Protein kinase, catalytic domain (InterPro:IPR000719), WD40-repeat-containing domain (InterPro:IPR017986), WD40/YVTN repeat-like-containing domain (InterPro:IPR015943), WD40 repeat, subgroup (InterPro:IPR019781); BEST Arabidopsis thaliana protein match is: SPA (suppressor of phyA-105) protein family (TAIR:AT2G46340.1); Has 34047 Blast hits to 20982 proteins in 883 species: Archae - 38; Bacteria - 5461; Metazoa - 12841; Fungi - 7307; Plants - 4015; Viruses - 10; Other Eukaryotes - 4375 (source: NCBI BLink).) — its product is MMDEGSVGDVSRIDEADVAHLQFKNSEQSFKPENIEVREVKEVQVQREAGSPDCSYGVIADFLDGKNGGDHVELIGNEPCSSRQNTNDEGDVVEELTVKTCEGSSMAIVGRPSSRARLEMNRSQFLHRFPLDGDLPGSSSMSKKVIDRGTVSILRNAGKMSLPETSNGQLAIIAVNGEANEHLTNVERNPVPVEALSHEGIKTKMLSQSGFSQFFVRKTLKGKGVTFRGPPNNRSKARNMDQQTVASSGSALVIANTSAKISSSIPLAAYDGLPCLPSNTSKPSSCANPSDTHRGCGGEGLSLREWLKSERQEVNKAECMYIFRQIVDHVDCSHSQGVVLCDLRPSSFKIFKENAVKYVVSGSQRESFDSNMNKETLSQLENPLVRRRLGDTSSLSIPAKKQKSSGPSSRQWPMFQRAGGVNIQTENNDGAIQEFHFRSSQPHCSTVACPFTSVSEQLEEKWYASPEELRGDMRSASSNIYSLGILLYELLSQFQCERAREAAMSDIRHRILPPKFLSENPKEAGFCLWLLHPESSCRPSTRDILQSEVVNGIPDLYAEGLSLSIEQEDTESELLQHFLFLSQEKRQKHAGNLMEEIASVEADIEEIVKRRCAIGPPSLEEASSSSPASSVPEMRLIRNINQLESAYFAARIDAHLPEARYRLRPDRDLLRNSDNTVAEVENSETWSSDDRVGAFFDGLCKYARYSKFETRGVLRTSELNNTSNVICSLGFDRDEDYFATAGVSKKIKIYEFNSLFNESVDIHYPAIEMPNRSKLSGVCWNNYIRNYLASSDYDGIVKLWDVTTGQAISHFIEHEKRAWSVDFSEACPTKLASGSDDCSVKLWNINERNCLGTIRNIANVCCVQFSPQSSHLLAFGSSDFRTYCYDLRNLRTPWCILSGHNKAVSYAKFLDNETLVTASTDNTLKLWDLKKTTHGGLSTNACSLTFGGHTNEKNFVGLSTSDGYIACGSETNEVYAYHRSLPMPITSYKFGSIDPISGKEIEEDNNLFVSSVCWRKRSNMVVSASSNGSIKVLQLV